One window of Mesorhizobium sp. WSM4904 genomic DNA carries:
- a CDS encoding amidohydrolase, with amino-acid sequence MQKAIDSHFHIWRQKDQPWLVGPMVPRIFGPYEPIRRDYPIGEFLDDQEGSSVEKAVYVQTNWAKEDFEKEVAFLQKTAEETGWPHAVVGYADMTVDDVRPQIDRLKKYPLLRGVRMQLHWHETPAFRFAASADQVVDPKVRANVARLKDYGLSFDLQLFPAQMKDGLTLVGENPETNFILTHAGMLTGMEPETTEAWKTGLRTLSAAPNFYAKLSGLGTFVHRNDPELIAYIVDNAIEILGSDRLMFGSNFPIEKLWTSHAELIKAHRAAVARHGPKAEADIFWNTAEKVYRPV; translated from the coding sequence ATGCAGAAAGCGATCGACTCGCATTTCCACATCTGGCGCCAGAAGGACCAGCCCTGGCTTGTTGGGCCGATGGTGCCGCGCATCTTCGGCCCTTACGAGCCGATCCGTCGCGACTATCCGATCGGCGAATTCCTCGACGACCAGGAAGGTTCCAGCGTCGAGAAGGCCGTCTATGTCCAGACCAACTGGGCCAAGGAGGATTTCGAGAAGGAAGTCGCCTTCCTGCAGAAGACGGCGGAGGAGACCGGCTGGCCGCATGCCGTCGTCGGCTATGCCGACATGACGGTCGACGATGTCCGCCCGCAGATCGACCGGCTGAAAAAGTATCCGCTGCTGCGCGGCGTGCGCATGCAGCTCCACTGGCACGAGACGCCTGCCTTCCGCTTCGCCGCCTCGGCCGACCAGGTGGTCGATCCCAAGGTGCGGGCCAATGTCGCCCGATTGAAGGACTACGGCCTCTCCTTCGACCTGCAGCTCTTTCCGGCGCAGATGAAGGACGGGCTGACTTTGGTCGGCGAGAATCCCGAGACGAACTTCATCCTCACCCACGCCGGCATGCTGACCGGCATGGAGCCTGAAACGACTGAAGCTTGGAAGACCGGCCTGCGCACGCTTTCGGCTGCTCCGAATTTCTACGCCAAGCTATCGGGCCTCGGCACCTTCGTGCACCGCAACGACCCGGAACTCATCGCCTACATCGTCGACAACGCGATCGAAATCCTCGGCAGCGACCGCCTGATGTTCGGCTCGAACTTCCCGATCGAGAAGCTTTGGACCAGCCACGCCGAGCTGATCAAGGCGCACCGCGCCGCGGTGGCCAGGCACGGGCCTAAGGCCGAGGCGGATATTTTCTGGAACACGGCGGAGAAGGTCTATCGGCCGGTGTAG
- a CDS encoding VWA domain-containing protein, with amino-acid sequence MPRAAAPFLGFARLLRRHAFAIAPEQVAGFMRAVTLLGPRSMNEIREAALATLAPSPDRRGEFEAHFRAYFYGDAKPSIEGEEDDETRIKDDRGTRQQESLTVRQEKGGELSSALEQLSSRDFQRDADGLGQFRRKLASALPARRSFRTMRTRSRGTLDLRRSLSEIVSADGDIPSPLLRRRQAVPRKLLLLIDVSGSMKPHTADYLKLAHATVQGADRAEVFTFGTRLTRITSALRIRGRDQALARAAALVDDWDGGTRMGPTLLAFLSVPRFSAFARGAAVVILSDALERGDHADLETAIRRLSARAFRLSLATPLAGDPRFRPETAALRAILPLLDDLVDGSSVRSLTDFILSLARPAPAAETIWKRVS; translated from the coding sequence TTGCCTCGCGCCGCCGCACCCTTCCTCGGTTTCGCCCGGTTGCTGCGCCGCCACGCCTTCGCCATCGCGCCCGAGCAGGTGGCCGGCTTCATGCGGGCCGTGACGCTGCTCGGCCCGCGCTCGATGAACGAGATCCGCGAGGCAGCACTAGCGACGCTCGCTCCCTCGCCCGATCGCCGCGGCGAATTCGAAGCGCATTTCCGAGCTTATTTCTACGGTGATGCCAAGCCTTCGATCGAAGGCGAAGAGGACGATGAAACGCGCATCAAGGATGATCGCGGCACACGTCAGCAGGAAAGCCTGACCGTTCGCCAGGAGAAGGGCGGCGAGCTGTCCTCGGCACTCGAACAGTTGAGCAGCCGCGATTTCCAGCGCGACGCCGATGGACTCGGCCAGTTTCGCCGCAAGCTCGCTTCCGCCCTGCCCGCGCGTCGTTCCTTCCGCACCATGCGCACCCGCTCGCGCGGCACGCTCGATCTCAGGCGCTCGCTCAGCGAAATCGTCAGCGCCGACGGCGACATCCCCTCGCCGCTGCTGCGCCGCCGGCAGGCCGTACCGCGAAAACTGCTCCTGCTCATCGATGTCTCCGGCTCGATGAAGCCGCACACCGCCGACTACCTCAAGCTGGCGCATGCGACGGTGCAAGGCGCCGACCGCGCCGAAGTCTTCACCTTCGGCACCCGGCTCACCCGCATCACCTCGGCGCTGCGCATCCGTGGCCGCGATCAAGCGCTGGCCCGCGCAGCAGCGCTCGTCGACGACTGGGACGGCGGCACCCGCATGGGACCGACCTTGCTCGCCTTCCTGTCGGTGCCGCGCTTTTCAGCCTTCGCGCGCGGCGCGGCGGTGGTGATCCTTTCGGACGCGCTGGAGCGCGGCGACCATGCCGACCTCGAAACCGCGATACGGCGGCTCAGTGCCCGCGCCTTCCGGCTGTCGCTGGCGACGCCGCTCGCCGGCGACCCACGTTTCCGCCCGGAGACGGCGGCACTTCGCGCCATCCTGCCGCTGCTCGACGACCTGGTCGACGGCTCTTCGGTCAGAAGCCTGACCGACTTCATCCTGTCGCTCGCCCGCCCTGCTCCGGCGGCCGAAACCATCTGGAAAAGGGTATCGTGA